One window from the genome of Brachionichthys hirsutus isolate HB-005 chromosome 19, CSIRO-AGI_Bhir_v1, whole genome shotgun sequence encodes:
- the pitpnb gene encoding phosphatidylinositol transfer protein beta isoform: protein MVLIKEYRVVLPVSVEEYQVGQLYSVAEASKNETGGGEGIEVLKNEPYEKDGEKGQYTHKIYHLRSKVPGFVKMIAPEGALVFHEKAWNAYPYCRTVVTNEYMKDDFMIKIETWHKPDMGTVENVHDLDEQTWRSVEVVPIDIANKEEVTQGDYKSEEDPSLFHSVKTGRGPLSPEWKEEVNKDCPCMCAYKLVTVKFRWWGLQTKVENFIHKQEKRIFTNFHRQLFCWIDRWVGLTMEDIRRMEEETQKELEELRSKGPIRGTSAAHEQ, encoded by the exons ATGGTGCTTATAAAGGAATA TCGTGTAGTGTTGCCGGTTTCAGTGGAAGAG TATCAAGTAGGGCAGCTGTACTCTGTGGCTGAGGCCAGCAAGAatgagacgggaggaggagaaggcatTGAGGTGCTGAAGAATGAACCTTAcgagaaggatggagagaagggACAGTACACGCATAAAATATACCATCTAAGGAG TAAAGTCCCGGGGTTTGTGAAGATGATTGCACCAGAGGGAGCGCTAGTTTTTCATGAAAAGGCTTGGAACGCCTACCCATACTGTCGCACTG TCGTGACG AATGAGTACATGAAGGACGATTTTATGATCAAGATCGAGACGTGGCACAAACCTGACATGGGAACGGTAGAAAAT GTTCATGATCTGGACGAGCAGACGTGGAGGAGCGTGGAGGTGGTTCCCATAGACATTGCAAATAAAGAAGAGGTGACCCAAGGG gACTATAAGTCGGAAGAAGATCCTTCTCTTTTCCATTCTGTGAAGACTGGCAGAGGGCCGCTAAGCCCCGAATGGAAG GAGGAGGTGAATAAAGATTGTCCTTGCATGTGTGCATACAAACTGGTCACTGTCAAGTTCAGGTGGTGGGGTCTGCAGACCAAAGTGGAAAACTTCATCCACAAG CAGGAGAAGCGAATTTTCACCAACTTCCACCGGCAGCTGTTCTGCTGGATTGACAGATGGGTGGGTTTGACCATGGAGGACATCCGGCGGATGGAAGAGGAGACCCAAAAAGAGCTTGAGGAG CTGCGTAGTAAAGGTCCGATTCGAGGCACCAGTGCTGCTCATGAGCAATGA